In Candidatus Ozemobacteraceae bacterium, the following proteins share a genomic window:
- a CDS encoding LysM peptidoglycan-binding domain-containing protein — protein MVLHDRRGIVGFMLTVALGVAIGAATLVVGTEVAKGVKEKLSKDGKTTKGAMSDPVVAGAWDSYQKAKKAYDEAVAAKKSDVRQLKEEMDRRRETWKQAVLERTGKTGDSPSTGSRKNPFTGGNVQVEPTGGSKGKAEALPTAPAMNQTSGGSSSGTASDKVSLQYYTVKAGDSLSAICQRYYGDKGMWTHILQYQIPSIAATPNLIFPGQIIALPRNLTTSSTNPSATRTTGTTTPPASTGKYPIEPAGDESWDDTFQKDYVISDHTLTDTNTMTVAQIQSFLDAKGSCLAKPYNGSTPAQMIYNAAKKYGINPQVLLTRLQCEQGLISKKTATQKELDWALGVGCYDSGNWNQNYKGFDKQIEGAAQTYRRHYDKAKAELAKGEKVSMTIDGESVTMKNAATYAFYKYCPHFQGNKLFFDVWRGYKKYWP, from the coding sequence CGTCGTCGGTACCGAAGTTGCCAAGGGCGTGAAGGAGAAGTTGTCGAAAGACGGCAAGACGACGAAGGGCGCGATGTCCGATCCCGTCGTCGCCGGGGCCTGGGATTCCTACCAGAAGGCGAAAAAGGCGTATGACGAGGCCGTCGCGGCGAAGAAATCCGACGTCCGGCAGCTGAAGGAGGAAATGGACCGCCGCCGCGAAACCTGGAAGCAGGCCGTGCTCGAGCGCACCGGCAAAACCGGCGACAGCCCGTCGACCGGTTCCCGGAAAAATCCCTTCACCGGCGGAAACGTGCAGGTCGAACCGACTGGGGGCTCGAAGGGCAAAGCCGAGGCCCTGCCGACGGCTCCCGCGATGAACCAGACGTCGGGAGGCTCTTCCTCCGGCACCGCTTCGGACAAGGTCAGCCTCCAGTATTACACGGTCAAGGCGGGCGACTCGCTGTCCGCCATCTGCCAGCGCTATTACGGCGACAAGGGCATGTGGACCCACATCCTGCAATATCAGATTCCCAGCATCGCCGCGACGCCGAACCTGATTTTCCCCGGCCAGATCATTGCCCTGCCGCGCAATCTCACGACATCCTCCACGAACCCCTCCGCCACCCGCACGACGGGAACGACGACTCCGCCGGCATCGACGGGGAAATACCCGATCGAGCCCGCGGGCGACGAGTCATGGGATGACACCTTCCAGAAGGACTACGTGATCTCGGATCATACGCTGACCGACACAAACACGATGACGGTGGCCCAGATCCAGAGCTTCCTCGATGCGAAGGGCTCCTGCCTGGCCAAGCCCTACAACGGATCGACGCCCGCGCAGATGATCTATAACGCCGCGAAGAAATACGGCATCAACCCGCAAGTGCTGCTGACCCGTCTCCAGTGCGAACAGGGCCTGATTTCGAAAAAGACGGCCACCCAGAAAGAGCTCGACTGGGCCCTCGGCGTCGGCTGTTACGACTCGGGCAACTGGAACCAGAACTACAAGGGGTTCGACAAGCAGATCGAAGGCGCGGCCCAGACCTATCGCCGCCATTACGACAAGGCCAAAGCCGAGCTCGCCAAAGGCGAAAAGGTCTCCATGACCATCGACGGCGAATCTGTCACCATGAAGAACGCCGCGACCTACGCGTTCTACAAATACTGCCCGCATTTTCAGGGAAACAAGCTGTTCTTCGACGTCTGGCGCGGATACAAAAAATACTGGCCCTGA